The Dehalococcoidia bacterium genome includes the window GGAAGAAGGCCATCGTCACCCTGGCCGAGGGGCACAAGATAGAGCTGTTCGAGGGCGTGTGATAGCTATGGGGATCAAGGTCTACAAGCCCACCTCCCCCGGCCGGCGCAACGCCACCGGCTACTCCTTCGAGGAGATCACCAAGAAGGAGCCGGAGAAGTCGCTCCTGGCCCCCAAGAAGCGGACCGGGGGGCGCAACAACCAGGGCAAGATAACGGTGCGCCACCGCGGCGGCGGGGCCAAGCGCCGCCTGCGCATCATCGACTTCAAGCGCGACAAGTGGGGCGTGCCGGGCAAGGTGGTGGCCATCGAGTACGACCCCAACCGCACCGCCCGCATCGCCCTGATCCAGTACGCCGACGGTGAAAAGCGCTACATCCTCTGCCCCCTGGGCCTGCAGGTGGGCGATACCGTGATGGCCGGGCCGGGGGCCGAGATCCGTCCCGGCAACGCCCTCCCCTTGCGGGAGATACCCGTGGGCACCCTCGTGCACAACGTGGAGCTGCACAAGGGCAAGGGCGGGCAGATGGTGCGATCGGCCGGGGCGGCGGCCCAGATCCTGGCCCGCGAGGAGCGCTACGTCCTGCTGCGCCTCCCCTCGGGCGAGGTGCGCCGAGTGCTGGGCGACTGCATGGCCACCGTGGGCCAGGTGGGCAACGTGGAGCACGACCAGATCGTGCTGGGCAAGGCGGGCCGCAGGCGGCACCTGGGCTGGCGGCCTGCGGTGCGCGGTTCGGCCATGACGCCCAGGGACCACCCCCACGGCGGCGGCGAGGGACGGGCACCCATCGGCCTGCCCCACCCCAAGACCCCGTGGGGCAAGCCGGCCCTGGGGGTGAGGACGCGGCGGCGCAAGGACACCGACAAGTACATCGTGCGTCGTCGCTACCAGAGCTAGGAGGTGCTGGGGCGTGTCCCGCTCGCGCAAGAAGGGCCCATACGTAGACCCCAAGCTCATGAAGAAGGTGCTGCGGGCGCGGCAGACGGGCCAGCGCCAGGTCATACGCACCTGGTCGCGGCGCTCCACCATCGTGCCCGAGATGGTCGGCCTGACCATCGCCGTGCACGACGGGCGGCGGCACGTGCCCATCTTCATCACCGAGAACATGGTGGGCCACAAGCTGGGGGAGTTCGCTCCCACCCGCACCTTCCGGGGCCACAGCGGCAAGACGGCCCAGGTGGCCCGCATGAAGAAGAGGTAGGGCGAAGGCCATGGAGGTCCGGAGCTTCGTGCGCAACGCCCCCGTATCGGCCAAGAAGGTTAACCTCATCCTGGACCAGATACGGGGCAAGAGGGTGGACGAGGCCCTGACCATCCTGCGCTTTATGACCTCGCCCAAGGCCCGCATCGTGGCCAAGGCGGTGCGCTCGGCGGCGGCCAACGCCGAGAACAACTACAACCTGGACCCCCGCCGGTTGCGCATCGTCGCCTGCTGGGCCGGAGAGGGGATCCGCCTCAAGCGCCTCAACCCCCGCGCCCGCGGCCGGGCCGACATCATCCAGAAGAGGCGGGCCAACATCACCATCGTGGTGGACGAGGTGTGAGCTATGGGGCATAAGGTGCACCCCACCGGCCTGCGCATCGGCATCATATACGACTGGCAGAGCAAGTGGTTCTCGGACAAGGACCCCCTTTACCGGGAGCTGCTGCACGAGGACCTGACCATTCGCCGCAGCATCCTGGACATGCTGCGGGACGCCGCCATCTCGCGGGTGGAGATAGAGCGCAACGCCAACCAGGTGACGGTGACCATCCACACCGCCCGGCCGGGCATCGTCATCGGCCGGGGCGGCCAGCGGGTGGAGGAGATCCGCAACCGCCTGGAGGAGCTGACGGGCAAGCGGGTAAGGGTGAACATCACCGAGGTGCCGGCGCCGGAGCTGGACGCCCGCCTGGTGGCCCAGACGGTGGCGCGGCAGATCGAGCAGCGCATCTCCCACCGGCGGGCCATCAAGCAGGCGGCAGCCAGGGCCATGCAGCGGGGCGCCCTGGGCGTCAAGATCAGGGTGGCCGGCCGCCTGGGCGGCGCCGACATGAGCCGCAAGGCGGTGGAGCTGGTGGGGCGGGTGCCCCTCCACACCCTGCGGGCCGACATCGACTATGGCTTCGCCGAGGCCCGCACCCAGCTGGGCGTCATCGGCGTCAAGGTCTGGATATACAAGGGCGACGTCCTCCCCGAGCGGGAGCGGGCCGAGGCCGCCGAGGCGGCAGCGGAGGTGAGCGAAGGTGCTCCAGCCCAGGAAGGTTAAGTACCGCAAGCAGCAGCGGGGCCGCCTCAAGGGGCGGGCCAACTCGGGCAACTATGTGGCCTTCGGCGAGTGGGGCCTGCAGGCCCTGGGGGCCTGCTGGCTCTCCGCCCGCCAGATCGAGGCCGCCCGCCGCGTCATCGCCCGCATGGTGCGCCGTGGCGGGAAGATGTGGATCCGCGTCTTCCCCGACAAGCCCATCACCAAGAAGCCCCTGGAGACGCGCATGGGCAGCGGCAAGGGGCCGGTGGAGTACTGGGCAGCGGTGGTCAAGCCCGGGCGCATCCTCTTCGAGGTGGCGGGCGTGCGCGAGGACCTGGCCAAGGAGGCCCTGGAACAGGCCGCCCACAAGCTGCCCATCCCCTGCCGCATCGTCCACAGGGAGGCTGCCTAGGAGATGGGCCGCTACGTCAAGACCATGGACGAGATCCGCCGCCTGTCGGACAAGGAGCTGGCGGAGGAGATCGAGGAGACCTATCGCCGCCTCTTTCAGTTGCGGCTGCAGCAACAGACGCGCCAGCTCCAGGACACCAGCCAGCTCCAGAAGCTGCGGCGGCACCTGGCCCGACTGAAGACGGAGCAGCGGGCACGGGAGCTGGCCCGCATCAACCGGTAGGGGAGGCACACCTGGTCATGGCCGGCGAAGAGCTGAAGTTCGGGCGGCGCAGGGTGCTGGAGGGGGTCGTGGTCAGCGACCGCATGCAGAAGACTGTGACGGTGGCCGTGGAGCGGCTCACCCGTCACCCCCTCTACAAGAAGACCATCCGCCGCACCAAGAAGTACCACGCCCACGACGAGAACAACGAATGCCGCGTGGGCGACCGGGTGCTCATCGTCGAGAGCCGGCCCCTCTCCCGCACCAAGCGCTGGCGGGTGGTCCGCATCCTGCAGCGGGCCGAACAGGTGGAGGTCAAGGCCGAAGAGGTGGACCTGGAGACCCTGGGCGAGCGCCGCCGACAGGAGGAGACGCCTGAGGCCGCTGGGGAGGCGCAACAGCCATGATCCAGAACTACACTCGCCTCAAGGTGGCCGACAACTCGGGGGCGCGGGAGATCATGTGCTTCCGCGTGCTCGGGGGTTCCAACCGGAAGTACGCCGGCCTGGGAGACGTCATCGTCGCTTCGGTGAAGGATGCCATACCCCACGCGCCCGTCAAGAAAGGGGACGTGGTGCGGGCGGTGGTGGTGCGGGTGGCCAAGACCACCCGCCGCCGCGACGGCACGTACATCCGCTTCGACGACAACGCCGCCGTCATCCTGGCCCCCGACGGCCAGAACCCCCGCGGCACCCGCGTCTTCGGCCCGGTAGCCCGCGAGCTGCGGGAGAAGGGCTTCATGAAGATCATCTCCCTGGCGCCGGAGGTGGTCTGAGGTGGCCCAGAAGATCAAGCGCCAGGACACAGTGCTGGTGGTGCGGGGCCGCGACCGCGGCAAGGTGGGCACCGTTCGCCAGGTCATCCCCCGCGAGCAACGCATCGTCGTTGAGGGAGTGAACGTCGTCAAGCGCCACCTGCGGGCCATGCCCAACCGGCCGGGCGGCATCGTCCAGAGGGAGTCGCCCATCCACTGGTCCAAGGTCAAGCTGGTCTGTCCGGCCTGCGGCAAGGCCACCAGGGTGGGCTTTCGCCGCCTGGATGACGGGCGCAAGGTGCGATACTGTAAAAAGTGCGACGCCAACATCGACTGAGGCCATGCAGGGCAGCAACGGCTACATACCCAGGCTCAAGCAGCGCTACCGAGAGGAAGTGGTGCCGGCCCTGATGCGGGAGTTCGGCTACCGCAACGTCATGCAGGTGCCCCGCATCGAGAAGGTCTGCCTCAACATCGGCCTGGGGGAGGCAGTCCAGAACCCCAAGGCGGTGGAGGCAGCCAGCAACGACCTGGCCCTCATCAGCGGCCAGCGCCCGGTGGTGACCCGAGCGCGCAAGTCCATCGCCAACTTCAAGGTGCGCAAGGGGATGCCCATCGGGCTGATGGTGACGCTGCGGGGCGACCGCATGTGGGAGTTCCTGGACAGGCTCATGAACGCTGCCCTGCCCCGCATCCGCGACTTCCAGGGAGTGCCGCCCGACTCCTTCGACGGCCGCGGCAACTACTCCCTGGGCATCCGCGAGCAGGTCATCTTCCCCGAGATCGACTACGACAAGATAGACCGGGTGCGCGGGCTTCAGGTGAACATCATCACCACTGCGCGCACCGACGAAGAGGGCAAGCGACTGCTGGAGCTGCTGGGCATGCCCTTCGCCAGGAGGTAGGGAGGTTGACCAGGAAGGCGCTCTACGTCAAGACCTTCATGAAGACGCCCAAGTTCCGGGTGCGCCACCGCAACCGTTGTCGGCTGTGCGGGCGGCCCAGGGCCTATTTGCGCCAGTTCGCCCTGTGCCGCATCTGCTTCCGCCGCCTGGCCCACGAGGGGCAGCTGCCCGGCGTGCAGAAGGCGAGCTGGTGATGCTGGCCATGATGACGGACCCCATCGCCGACATGCTGACGCGCATCCGCAACGCCATCATGGCGCGGCACGACTACACCGATGTGCCCGCCTCGCGGCTGAAGCTGGACATCGCGCGGGTGCTGAAGCGCGAGGGTTTCATCAAGGGCTACGAGGTCCGGGGCGAGGGGCCAAAGAAGACGCTGCGTATCTACCTGGCCTACACGGAGAAGGGGGAGCCCCTCATCTCGGGACTGCAGCGAGTCAGCAAGCCCGGCCTGCGCATCTACGTGCGGCGCAAGGAGATACCCCGCGTCTACGGCGGCCTGGGCATCGCCATCCTCTCCACCCCCCAGGGGGTCATGACCGGCCAGGAGGCCTGGCGCCGCAACCTGGGGGGCGAAGTGCTGTGCTACGTCTGGTGAGGGGGCTGAAGGGCATGTCGCGCGTCGGACGCAAGCCCGTGCCGATACCCCAGGGGGTCCAGGTCTCCCTGGACGGGGGGCGCATCACCGTCCGCGGCCCCCGCGGCGAGCTGTCATGGGAGTACCCGCGGGACATGCAGGTGGCGGTGGAGGACGGGCACATCGTCGTCAGGAGGCCCTCGGACCTGCCGCGCCACCGCGCCCTCCATGGCCTCACCCGCGCCCTCATCGCCAACATGGTGACGGGGGTAAGCGAGGGGTTCGAGAAGCGCCTGGAGCTGGTGGGCGTGGGATACCGCGCCCAGATGCAGGGCAACAAGCTGGTGCTGACGGTGGGCTACTCCCACCCCGTGGAGGTGGAGCCGCCTCCCGGCGTGGAGATCCAGGTGGAGGGCACCACCCAGGTGGTGGTGCGCGGCAGCGACAAGCAGTTGGTGGGGCAGGTGGCAGCCAACATCCGTGCCATCCGTCCGCCCGAGCCCTACAAGGGCAAGGGCATCCGCTACGTGGGTGAGGCCATCCGCCGGAAGGCGGGCAAGGGCGCCAAGGGAGGCAAGCGCTAGGCCATGGTCAAGGTCAAAACGCCCCGCCAGGCACGCATCCGCCGCCACCTGCGGGTGCGCAAGAAGGTCTTCGGCACGCCGGAGCGGCCGCGACTGGCGGTGTTCCGCAGCCTGAAGCACATCTACGCCCAGGTCATCGACGACACGCGAGGCCACACCCTGGCCGCAGCCTCGGACCTGGAGCCGGAGCTGCGGGCGCTGCGCCAGGGCAAGTCCAAGGCGGAGATGGCTGCCCTAGTGGGGGAACTGGTGGCCCGCCGTGCCCTGGACAGGGGCATCACCAAGGTGGTGTTCGACCGCGGCGGCTTCAAATATCATGGACGGGTGAAGGCCCTGGCCGAGGCAGCGCGGCAGGCCGGCCTCCAGTTCTAGGCAGGTGACGTCATGGGTATCCCGCTGAAGTACATCGCCGACCGCGACAGGGTGGTAAAGGACTCCTCGGGCCTGCCCCTGCAGGAGAGGACGGTCTACATCAACCGGGTGGCCAAGATGATGGCCGGAGGGCGTCGCTTCCACTTCACCGCCCTGGTGGTGGTGGGCGACGGCCAGGGGCACGTGGGGGCGGCCCTAGGGAAGGCCACCGAGGTGCCCGAGGCCATTCGCAAGGCCTCCAACAAGGCGCGCCAGTTCCTCATACGGGTGCCACTGGTCAACGGCACCATCCCCCACCCGTTGGTGGTCAAGTATGGCGCCTCGCGGGTGATCATCAAGCCCGCGCCGCCGGGCACCGGCCTCATCGCCGGCGGTGCCATGCGGCCCGTGCTGGAGCTGGCCGGCGTCAAGGACGCCGTCTGCAAGGCGCTGGGCAGCACCAACCCCGTCAACCTGGTGAAGGCCACCATTTACGCCCTGTCCCAGATCAAAGAGCCCGAGGTGGTGCGGGCCCTGCGCGCCCGCGTGGCGGCGGAGGAGGTGTAGCTCCGGTGCCCCGTCTGCGCATCACCTGGCGCAAGAGCGCCATCGGCTACCGCCGCGACCAGAAGGAGACCATTCGCGCCCTGGGCCTGAAGCGCCTGGGGCACACGGTGGTGCACGAGGACACCCCCTCCATCCGGGGAATGATTTTCAAGGTCCGCCACCTGCTGACCGTGGAGGAGGTAAGGGACTGATGCTGGCCCACGAACTGAGGCCGCCACGGGGGGCCAAGCACCGGCGCAAGCGCGTCGGCCGGGGCGACAGCAGCGGCCACGGCAGCTATTCGGGCCGCGGCATCAAGGGCCAGAAGGCCCGCGCTGGCAAGCCCGTGCCCCCCTGGTTCGAGGGCGGCCAGACGCGGCTGGTGAAGGGGCTGCCCAAGATGCGCGGCTTCGTCAACCCCTTCAGGGTCGAATACGAGGTGGTCAACGTCGGCCAGCTGAACCGCTTCCCCGCCGGTAGCGAGGTGACGCCGGAGCTGCTGCGCCAGCAGCGTCTGGTGCGGGACGAGAAGCGCCCCCTAAAGGTGCTGGGCAGCGGCGAGCTGAAGGTGGCCCTGACGGTGCGCGCCCACCGCTTCAGTCAGTCGGCGCGCGAGAAGATCGAAGCTGCGGGGGGTCGCGCCCTGCCCCTGGAGGCGTCCGAGGGTGACGGCGGCCACTAGGGGCCAGCGTCAGGCCCAGCCCCAGCTCCTGCAGGCGGCCCTCAACGCCCTGCTGCAGCCCGACCTGCGCCAGCGCCTCCTGTTCGTATTCGCGATGCTGGTGGTCTTTCGGTTCATCTCCAACCTGCCGGTGCCAGGGGTCGACCCGAGGGTGCTGCAGGACCTGTTCCGACAGAACACCATCCTCGGCTTTCTGAACTTCTTCTCGGGCGGCGCCCTGAAGAACATGAGCGTGGCCGCCATGGGCGTTTACCCCTACGTGACGGCGGCCATCGTCATGCAGTTGCTGGTGCCGCTGGTGCCGACCCTGCGGGCCCTCTCCCAGGAGGGCGAATACGGGCGCAGGCAGATCGAGATCTACACCCACTGGCTGACGGTGCCCATGGCGCTGTTGCAGGGCTACGGGCAGCTCATCCTCATCCAGAGCCTGCTGCCAGGCAGCATCCAGGTGGGCTTCACGGGCGAGACGGGGCTGCGGACGATCACCATCCTCATCACCATGGCCGCCGGCACCATGTTCCTGGTGTGGCTGGGGGAGCTCATCACCGAGAAGGGCATCGGCAACGGCATCTCCATCCTCATTTTCGCCGGGATAGTGTCGGGCCTGCCGGAGTACGTGGGGGCGCGGCTGTTCACGGGGGTGGGCGGGACCGTCACCAGCACCCTGATGCTGGGTCTGTTCACGCTGGGGCTGGTCTACCTCATCGTCTTCTTCCAGGAGGCGCAGCGGCGGATACCGGTCCAATATTCCCGCAGCGTGTTCCGGGGCGGGCGCATGTACCGGCAGTCGGGGCAGACCCACATCCCCCTGAGGGTGAACTCGGTGGGCATGGTGCCCCTCATCTTCGCCTACTCCATCATCCTTTTGCCGGCCTACGTGGGACAGGTGCTGGCCCAGAACAGCAACGAGTTCATCAGCAACCTCGGGGAGTGGGCGCAACGGGCCTTCACCCCGGGCAACCCCTTCTACTGGCTGTTGCTGTTCCTGAGCGTCGTCATCTTCACCTTCTTCTACACGCTGGTCATCTTCCAGCAGCAGAACCTGGCCGAGAACCTGCAGCGGCAGGGCGGCTTCATCCCCGGCATCCGTCCCGGCAAGCCCACGGAGGAGTACATCAACCGGGTCCTGATGCGCATCACCTGGGCGGGAGCGCTCTTTCTGGGCTTCGTGGCCGTGTCGCCCTTCCTCATCGGCGCCTTGATGGAGCAGGACGTGAGCCTGCGAGGGCGCTCGGCCGCCCTGGGCATCAGCGCCAGCGGCCTCATCATCGTGGTGGGAGTGGTGCTGGACACCATGCGCCAGATCGAGGCCCAGCTGCTGATGCGCCAGTACGAAGGCTTCATTCGCTAGGTAAGGGACATGTTCCTGGTGCTGTTGGGTCTGCCTGGGGCCGGCAAGGGCACCCAGGCTGCCTTTCTGGCCCAACACCTGGGGCTGGCCCACATCACCACCGGCGAGCTGTTCCGCGAGAACATCCGCCGCGGCACGGAGCTGGGGGAGAGGGCGCGGCCTTACGTGGAGTCGGGGCGACTGGTGCCCGACGAGATCACCATCGCTATGTTGTTGAAGCGGTTGGAGGAGCCCGACTGCCAGCGAGGATGCCTTCTGGACGGCTTTCCCCGCACCCTGGCCCAGGCGCGGGCGCTGGACGAGGCCCTCGCCCAGCGGGGGCAGGGCATCGATATGGCCATCTACCTGCGGGTCTCGGAGGAGGAGCTGGTGCGCCGCCTGTCGGGGCGATGGAACTGCCCCACTTGCGGCGCCGTTTACCACGAGACCAACGCTCCGCCCAGAGTGCCGGGCATCTGCGACCGCGATGGCTCGCGGCTCTACCAGCGCGAGGACGATCGCCCTGAGGTGGTGCGCACCCGACTGCAGGTGAACATGGCGCAGCTCAGGGAGCTGCTCGAGCACTACCGGGGCCAGGGCAAGCTGCAGGAGGTGGACGGGGAGCAGCCTGTGGAGGCCGTGAGGGAGCGTCTCCTCGCCCTGGTGACGGCTGCCCGGGAGAGGTGAACCGGGGACGTGCCCATCGTCATCAAGTCCGACGAGGAGATCGCCATTATGCGGGAGGCGGGCCGCCACGTGGCCCAAGTCCTGCAGATGCTGGTGGAGCACGTGCGCCCGGGAGTGGTGGAGAGGGAGCTGGACGAGCTGGTGCGCCGGGAGTTCGCCCGTCGGGGCGTCATTCCCACCTTCCTGGGCTACCAGGGGTATCCGGCTACCGTGTGCATCTCGGTGAACGACGAGATCGTGCACGGCATCCCCGGCGACCGGGCCTTCCAGGAAGGGGACATCGTCAGCATCGACCTGGGCTGCACCTACCGGGGGTTCGTGGCCGACTGCGCCGTGACAGTGGGAGTGGGCCGCATCAGCCCGGAGGCGGAGCGCCTCATTCGCGTCACCGAGGAGGCCCTGTGGCGGGGGATAAGGGCAGCCCGGGCAGGGTCGCGTCTCGGGGCCATCGGCCACGCCATCCAGACCTACGTGGAGGCGGAGGGATTCTCGGTGGTGCGGGAGTACGTGGGGCACGGAGTGGGGCGGCAGATGCACGAGGACCCGCAGGTCCCCAACTACGGTCCCCCCGACTGGGGGCCGGTGCTGAGGAAGGGGATGGTGCTGGCCATCGAGCCCATGGTCAACATGGGCACCTGGCGCACCAAGCGGGACCCCGACGGCTGGACCGTGCGCACCGCCGACGGCTCCCTCTCGGCCCATTTCGAGCACACCATCGCCATAACCGATGGGGACCCGGTAGTGCTAACGCTGCCCTGAAGGCGTATAATAAAAATTTGGTCGCCTGTTGAGGGGGGAACGGAAAGAGGCCTTATGCCAAAAAAGGACACCATCGAGGTGGAGGGCATCGTCAGGGAGTCGTTGCCCAACGCCATGTTCAGAGTAGAGCTGCCCAACGGACACATGGTGCTGGCCCACGCCTCGGGCAAGATGCGCATGCACTTTATCCGCATCCTGCCCGGCGACCGGGTGCTGGTGGAGCTTTCTCCCTACGACCTGAGCCGTGGGCGCATCACCTACCGCTTTCGCGAGAGCGGGGAGGCAGCGCGATGAAGGTGCGACCTTCGGTGACCCGTCGCTGCGACAAGTGCAAGGTGGTGCGGCGCCGGGGCGTGGTCTATATCATCTGCCCCAACCCGCGCCACAAGCAGCGCCAGGGCTAGGAGGAAGGCCATGGCGAGAATCGCCGGAGTAGACATACCCAATGACAAGCGGCTGGATGTGGCCCTGACCTACATCTACGGCATCGGCCGCACCCGCGCCCTGGAGGTGTGCCAGAACACGGGTATCGATCCCGCCCGCAAGGTGAGGGACCTCTCGGACGAGGAGCTGAACCGGCTGCGGGAGTTCATCGACCGCAACTACAAGGTGGAGGGGGAGCTGCGGGCGGAGGTGCGGCAGAACATCCAGCGGCTCATCGAGATCAACTGCTACCGTGGCATACGTCATCGGCGGGGCCTGCCGGTGCGGGGGCAGCGCACCCGCACCAACGCCCGCACCCGCAAGGGCCCCCGCAAGACGGTGGCTGGCAAGCGGCGGGCCAAGGTCAGGAAGTAAGGGGGTAAGAGGAGATGCCACGGCCGAGACCCAGCAGCGGCGTCCGGCGGCGCGACCGCAAGAACATCCCTGTGGGGCGCGCCTACATTCAGTCCACCTTCAACAACACCATCGTCACCCTCACCGACCCCCAGGGGAACGTCATCTCCTGGGCCAGCGGCGGCACCGTGGGCTTCAAGGGGTCCCGCAAGGGCACGCCCTACGCCGCCAGCGTGGCTGCCGAGACGGCCGCCCGTCGCGCCGTGGAGCACGGCCTGCGCCAGGTGGAGGTGCTGGTGAAGGGGCCGGGCAGCGGTCGCGAGCCGGCCATACGCGCCCTGCAGGCAGCCGGGCTGCAGGTCACCAGCATCCGCGACGTCACCCCCATTCCCCACAACGGCTGTCGGCCGCCGAAGCGGCGCCGCGTCTAGCTCGGGGTTACGCAGAGGGAGGAGGAAGTCAGGCCATGGGACGTTACACCGGCCCTGTCTGCCGCCTGTGCCGGCGGGCGGGCGTGAAGCTCTACCTGAAGGGGAACAAGTGCTACACCAACTGCGTCCTGGAGAAGCGGCCCTACCCGCCCGGCCAGCACGGCCCCGAGCGACGTCAGTTCCGCCTGTCCGACCGTGGCATCCAGCTACGGGAGAAGCAGAAGGCGCGCTACATCTACGGGATGATGGAGCGCCAGTTCCGCCGCTTCTTCGAAGAGGCCCGGCGCCAGAAGGGCGTCACCGGCGAGAACCTGGTCAAGCTGCTGGAGCGGCGGCTGGACAACGTGGTCTACCGGCTGGGCTTCGCCGAGTCGCGCAACCAGGCGCGGCAGCTGGTGCGACACGGCCACATCACCGTCAACGGTCGCAAGGCGGACATCCCGTCCATGCTGCTGCGGCCGGGCGACACGGTGGGCTGGACGCCGCAGGGGCAGCGCACCGCCCTGTTCGAGATGGCCAAGGCCCAGGTGGGCTCCAGGCAGGTGCCCTCATGGCTCTCTCTGGACACTGAGGCCATGACGGGGCGGGTGCTCTCGGAGCCCAACCTGGAGGAGGTGCCCGTGTTCTTCAACACGGCCTCCATCGTGGAATACTACTCGCGCTGATCGAAGTCCGTCAGTCGTTCTTGAGGTTTGGAGGTGGGTCTGCCTTGACCCTGCAAGAGGTGCTCGAACTGCCCCGCATCGAGATCGAGGAGGACCAGGGCGATTACGCCCGGGTAGTGGTGGCGCCCCTGCTGCCCGGCTTCGGCATCACCCTGGGCAACTCCCTGCGCCGGGTGCTCCTGAGCTCCCTGCCCGGGGCAGCCATCACCCAGGTGCTCATCGAGGGGGTGCTGCACGAGTTCTCCACCATACCCCACGTCAAGGAGGACACCATCGAGTTCCTCCTGAACGTGAAGGCCATCCGGCTGCGGGCCCTGTCCGACCGTCCGGCCACCCTGGTGCTGGACATCCAGGGGCGGGAAGGGGAGATAACCGCCGCCGACATCCAGGTCCCCGAGCACATCGAGGTGGTAAACCCCGAGCAGCACCTGCTCACCGTGGACTCTCCCGAGGCCCGTCTGCACATCGAGTTCACGGTGGAGACGGGCCGCGGCTACCGTCCCGCCAGCCAGACCGATGGCCTGCCCATAGGCACCATCGCTGTGGACGCCATCTTCACCCCTGTGCGCCGCGTCAGCTACCGGGTGGAGCCCACCCGCGTGGGGCAGGCCAGCAACTATGACCGCCTGATACTGGAGGTGTGGACCGACGGCACCGTGGGTGCGGTGGAGGCCGTCAGCCGCGGCGCCGACATGCTCCTGCAACACCTGCGGCTGTTCACCAGCATGGGCCGCGCTGCCGCCCCGGTCCTCAGCCGCGGCATCGGTGCTGGCCTCCTGATCTCCGAGGACCAGTACAATATGCCCATCGACGACCTGGACCTCTCCATGCGGACCTACAACTGCCTGCGCCGCAGCGGCATCACCACCGTGGGACAGGTCCTGGAGCGCACCGAGGAGGAGCTGCTGTCCCTGCGCAACTTCGGCCGCAAGTCCTACGAAGAGCTGAGACAGCGCCTGGCCGAGCTGGGCATCCTTCCTCTGACGGCCGAGACCCTGACGGGCGCCACCGAAGAGGAAGAAGAGGAGGAGCTGGCTGAGGAGGGGGAGCTGGCCGAAGAGGCGCAGCCCGAGGCGGCCGCCCCGGCCGAGGCTGTCCAGGAACCGGTCGCGGAGGCCCCGCCCGAGGCGGAGATGAAGGCGCCGACCCCCAAGGAGGAGAAGAAGCGGGAGCGGCGCAAGGAGAAGGCCCCAGCCGAGACCATCGCCGGCGGCGACGGCCAGGAGGCGCCCGAGGCCGAGGAGATCGATCCCCGCTGGGCCAAGCTGCGGGAGCTCAAGCAACAGGCAGAGGAAGAGGAGTGAGCCATGGCCCACCAGGTGGACGGACGCAAGCTCGGTCGGCCCACCGACCACCGCCTGGCCCTCTTCCGCAACCAGGTCACCGACCTGCTGCGCTACGAGCGCATCGTCACCACCGAGGCCAAGGCCAAGGAGGTGCGGGGCCTGGCCGAGAAGATGATAACCCTGGCCAAGAAGGGCGACCTGGCCTCGCGCCGTCGCGCCCTGGCCTTCATTTACGACAAAAAGGTGGTGCGCAAGC containing:
- the rplR gene encoding 50S ribosomal protein L18, with translation MVKVKTPRQARIRRHLRVRKKVFGTPERPRLAVFRSLKHIYAQVIDDTRGHTLAAASDLEPELRALRQGKSKAEMAALVGELVARRALDRGITKVVFDRGGFKYHGRVKALAEAARQAGLQF
- the rpsE gene encoding 30S ribosomal protein S5, with the protein product MGIPLKYIADRDRVVKDSSGLPLQERTVYINRVAKMMAGGRRFHFTALVVVGDGQGHVGAALGKATEVPEAIRKASNKARQFLIRVPLVNGTIPHPLVVKYGASRVIIKPAPPGTGLIAGGAMRPVLELAGVKDAVCKALGSTNPVNLVKATIYALSQIKEPEVVRALRARVAAEEV
- the rpmD gene encoding 50S ribosomal protein L30, which codes for MPRLRITWRKSAIGYRRDQKETIRALGLKRLGHTVVHEDTPSIRGMIFKVRHLLTVEEVRD
- the rplO gene encoding 50S ribosomal protein L15 translates to MLAHELRPPRGAKHRRKRVGRGDSSGHGSYSGRGIKGQKARAGKPVPPWFEGGQTRLVKGLPKMRGFVNPFRVEYEVVNVGQLNRFPAGSEVTPELLRQQRLVRDEKRPLKVLGSGELKVALTVRAHRFSQSAREKIEAAGGRALPLEASEGDGGH
- the secY gene encoding preprotein translocase subunit SecY: MTAATRGQRQAQPQLLQAALNALLQPDLRQRLLFVFAMLVVFRFISNLPVPGVDPRVLQDLFRQNTILGFLNFFSGGALKNMSVAAMGVYPYVTAAIVMQLLVPLVPTLRALSQEGEYGRRQIEIYTHWLTVPMALLQGYGQLILIQSLLPGSIQVGFTGETGLRTITILITMAAGTMFLVWLGELITEKGIGNGISILIFAGIVSGLPEYVGARLFTGVGGTVTSTLMLGLFTLGLVYLIVFFQEAQRRIPVQYSRSVFRGGRMYRQSGQTHIPLRVNSVGMVPLIFAYSIILLPAYVGQVLAQNSNEFISNLGEWAQRAFTPGNPFYWLLLFLSVVIFTFFYTLVIFQQQNLAENLQRQGGFIPGIRPGKPTEEYINRVLMRITWAGALFLGFVAVSPFLIGALMEQDVSLRGRSAALGISASGLIIVVGVVLDTMRQIEAQLLMRQYEGFIR
- a CDS encoding adenylate kinase codes for the protein MFLVLLGLPGAGKGTQAAFLAQHLGLAHITTGELFRENIRRGTELGERARPYVESGRLVPDEITIAMLLKRLEEPDCQRGCLLDGFPRTLAQARALDEALAQRGQGIDMAIYLRVSEEELVRRLSGRWNCPTCGAVYHETNAPPRVPGICDRDGSRLYQREDDRPEVVRTRLQVNMAQLRELLEHYRGQGKLQEVDGEQPVEAVRERLLALVTAARER
- the map gene encoding type I methionyl aminopeptidase, producing the protein MPIVIKSDEEIAIMREAGRHVAQVLQMLVEHVRPGVVERELDELVRREFARRGVIPTFLGYQGYPATVCISVNDEIVHGIPGDRAFQEGDIVSIDLGCTYRGFVADCAVTVGVGRISPEAERLIRVTEEALWRGIRAARAGSRLGAIGHAIQTYVEAEGFSVVREYVGHGVGRQMHEDPQVPNYGPPDWGPVLRKGMVLAIEPMVNMGTWRTKRDPDGWTVRTADGSLSAHFEHTIAITDGDPVVLTLP
- the infA gene encoding translation initiation factor IF-1; this encodes MPKKDTIEVEGIVRESLPNAMFRVELPNGHMVLAHASGKMRMHFIRILPGDRVLVELSPYDLSRGRITYRFRESGEAAR
- the rpmJ gene encoding 50S ribosomal protein L36 is translated as MKVRPSVTRRCDKCKVVRRRGVVYIICPNPRHKQRQG
- the rpsM gene encoding 30S ribosomal protein S13 codes for the protein MARIAGVDIPNDKRLDVALTYIYGIGRTRALEVCQNTGIDPARKVRDLSDEELNRLREFIDRNYKVEGELRAEVRQNIQRLIEINCYRGIRHRRGLPVRGQRTRTNARTRKGPRKTVAGKRRAKVRK
- the rpsK gene encoding 30S ribosomal protein S11 → MPRPRPSSGVRRRDRKNIPVGRAYIQSTFNNTIVTLTDPQGNVISWASGGTVGFKGSRKGTPYAASVAAETAARRAVEHGLRQVEVLVKGPGSGREPAIRALQAAGLQVTSIRDVTPIPHNGCRPPKRRRV